One genomic region from Oncorhynchus gorbuscha isolate QuinsamMale2020 ecotype Even-year linkage group LG13, OgorEven_v1.0, whole genome shotgun sequence encodes:
- the LOC123992723 gene encoding serine/threonine-protein kinase TAO1, which translates to MPNTSRAGSLKDPDVAELFFKEDPEKLFSDLREIGHGSFGAVYFARDVRTTEVVAIKKMSYSGKQSNEKWQDIIKEVKFLQRIQHPNSIEYKGCYLREHTAWLVMEYCLGSASDVLEVHKKPLQEMEIAAITHGALQGLAYLHSHNMIHRDIKAGNVLLTEPGQVKLADFGSASIVSPANSFVGTPYWMAPEVILAMDEGQYDGKIDIWSLGITCIELAERKPPLFNMNAMSALYHIAQNESPTLQSSEWTDYFRNFVDSCLQKFPQDRPNSEELLNHAFVQRERPDSVLMDLILRTKVAVRELDNLQYRKMKKILFQEAHNGPAAEAQDGDEEEPENGGRTGTVSSVGSNQSIPSMSISASSQSSSVNSLTDAGDDKSELDMMEGDHTVMSNSSVIHLKPEEETTYREESEPNSRPPTEPQSPPAHTPRPKHHRNREHFATIRTASLVTRQMKEHEQDSELREQMSGYKRMRRQHQKHLMALENKLKAEMDEHRLRLDKELENQRNSFAQEMEKLIKKHQAAMEKDAKTFSNDEKKFQQHIQSQQKKELNSFLESQKREYKLRKEQLKEELNENQSTPKKEKQEWLSKQKENFQHFQAEEEANLLRRQRQYLELECRRFKRRILIARHNVEQDLVREELNKRQTQKDLEHAMLLRHHESMQELEFRQVNTIQKMRAELIRLQHQTELTNQQEYNKRRERELRRKHVMEVRQQPKSLKSKELQIKKQFQDTCKIQTRQYKALRNHLLESTPKSDHKAVLKRLKEEQTRKLAILAEQYDHSINEMLSTQALRLDEAQEAQCQVLRMQLQQELELLNAYQSKIKMQTDAQHDRERKDLEQRVSLRRALLEQKIEEEMLALQNERSERIRSLLERQAREIEAFDSESMRLGFNNMVLSNLSPEAFSHSFPGAPGSWAHPQTQHHSGGSQGPHWGSGGSGHQGSHHQHHYHSGQGGSPMQQAWGQGMQGGGGPQPWGHPSAVPLGARGSGGVQNSPQALSRTASGGRSEQAMSRSTSVNSQISNGSHLSYT; encoded by the exons ATGCCCAACACTAGTCGGGCGGGGAGCCTGAAAGACCCCGATGTTGCTGAGCTCTTCTTCAAGGAGGACCCTGAGAAACTGTTCTCAGACCTGCGAGAGATCGGACATGGCAGCTTCGGTGCAGTCTACTTT GCACGAGATGTGCGGACCACTGAGGTGGTGGCCATCAAGAAGATGTCGTACAGTGGAAAACAATCCAACGAG AAATGGCAAGACATAATCAAGGAGGTGAAGTTTCTGCAGAGAATACAGCACCCAAACAGCATAGAGTATAAGGGATGCTATCTGCGAGAGCACACTGCCTGG cTGGTGATGGAATACTGTCTAGGCTCTGCCTCTGATGTCCTGGAAG TTCACAAGAAACCTCTACAAGAAATGGAAATAGCAGCGATTACCCACGGTGCTCTACAGGGGTTGGCTTACCTTCATTCCCACAACATGATTCACCG agataTTAAGGCAGGGAACGTCTTGCTGACAGAGCCTGGCCAGGTGAAACTTGCAGATTTTGGTTCTGCCTCCATTGTCTCTCCAGCCAACTCTTTTGTGGGGACGCCATATTG GATGGCCCCAGAGGTAATCCTGGCTATGGATGAGGGTCAATATGATGGGAAGATTGACATCTGGTCTTTGGGGATAACTTGCATTGAATTAG CTGAGAGAAAACCTCCACTGTTCAATATGAATGCGATGAGTGCCTTGTATCACATAGCGCAGAATGAAAGCCCCACACTGCAGTCAAGTGAATG GACGGATTACTTCCGAAACTTTGTAGATTCTTGCCTTCAGAAATTCCCCCAAGACAGGCCCAACTCTGAGGAACTTTTAAAT CATGCGTTTGTGCAGCGTGAGCGGCCCGACTCTGTCCTGATGGACCTGATCCTGAGGACCAAGGTTGCGGTGCGGGAATTGGACAACCTGCAGTACCGCAAGATGAAGAAGATCCTCTTCCAGGAAGCTCACAACGGCCCTGCAGCCGAGGCACAGGACGGAGACGAGGAG GAACCGGAGAACGGTGGCAGGACAGGCACAGTGAGCAGCGTTGGCAGTAACCAGTCTATCCCCAGTATGTCGATCAGCGCCAGCTCCCAGAGCAGCTCTGTCAACAGCTTGACCGACGCCGGAGATGACAAGAGTGAACTGGACATGATGGAGGGAGACCACACGGTCATGTCCAACAGCTCCGTCATTCACCTCAAACCG gaggaggagacgacTTATCGCGAAGAGTCGGAACCTAACAGCCGGCCGCCCACTGAGCCCCAGTCTCCCCCTGCACACACTCCACGGCCAAAACACCACCGCAATCGTGAGCACTTTGCCACAATACGCACAGCCTCCCTG GTGACCCGTCAGATGAAGGAGCACGAGCAGGACAGTGAGCTGAGAGAGCAGATGTCAGGCTATAAGAGGATGAGGAGGCAGCACCAGAAGCACCTGATGGCCCTGGAGAACAAGCTGAAGGCTGAGATGGACGAACACCGGCTCCGTCTGGACAAAGAGCTGGAGAACCAGAGGAACAGCTTTGCCCAGGAGATGGAGAAACTCATTAAGAAGCACCAGGCCGCCATGGAGAAAGAT GCGAAGACCTTTTCCAATGATGAGAAGAAGTTCCAGCAGCACATCCAGAGCCAGCAGAAGAAAGAGCTCAACAGCTTCCTAGAGTCCCAGAAACGAGAGTACAAACTCCGCAAGGAGCAGCTCAAAGAG GAATTGAATGAGAACCAGTCGACCCCTAAGAAGGAGAAGCAGGAGTGGCTCTCCAAGCAGAAGGAGAACTTCCAGCACTTCCAGGCTGAGGAGGAGGCCAACCtgctgaggagacagagacaatACCTAGAGCTGGAGTGTCGACGCTTCAAGAGGAGGATCCTCATCGCTCGCCACAACGTGGAGCAGGACCTAGTGAGAGAG GAGTTGAATAAGCGTCAGACGCAGAAGGACCTGGAGCATGCCATGCTGCTGCGGCACCATGAGTCCATGCAGGAGCTGGAGTTCCGCCAGGTCAACACCATCCAGAAGATGAGGGCTGAGCTGATCCGCCTGCAGCACCAGACAGAACTCACCAACCAGCAGGAATACaacaagaggagggagagagagctccGACGCAAACACGTCATGGAGGTCCGACAGCAGCCCAAGAGCCTCAAG tCCAAAGAGCTCCAGATTAAGAAACAGTTCCAAGACACATGTAAGATCCAGACCAGACAGTACAAGGCCTTGAGAAACCACCTACTGGAGAGCACACCAAAGTCTGACCACAAGGCTGTCCTGAAGCGTCTAAAGGAGGAGCAGACCCGCAAGCTGGCCATCCTGGCTGAGCAGTACGACCACTCTATCAACGAGATGCTCTCCACACAGGCT CTGCGTCTGGATGAGGCTCAGGAGGCTCAGTGCCAGGTGCTGAGGATGCAGCTGCAGCAGGAGCTGGAGTTACTCAACGCCTACCAGAGCAAGATCAAGATGCAGACTGATGCCCAGCACGACCGTGAGCGGAAGGACCTTGAGCAGAGAGTGTCGCTCCGGAGGGCCCTACTGGAGCAGAAG ATTGAGGAGGAGATGCTGGCCCTTCAGAACGAGCGTTCGGAGAGGATCCGTAGCCTGCTGGAGCGCCAGGCCAGGGAGATCGAAGCGTTCGACTCAGAGAGCATGCGTCTAGGCTTCAACAACATGGTGCTGTCCAACCTCTCCCCAGAGGCCTTTAGCCACAGCTTCCCAGGGGCCCCAGGCAGCTGGGCCCACCCCCAGACACAGCACCATTCTGGGGGCTCTCAAGGGCCACACTGGGGCAGTGGAGGGTCAGGGCACCAAGGCAGCCATCACCAACACCACTATCACTCTGGTCAAGGAGGGTCCCCCATGCAGCAAGCCTGGGGCCAAGGCATGCAGGGGGGCGGGGGTCCTCAGCCATGGGGCCACCCCTCGGCAGTGCCCCTGGGGGCCAGAGGCAGTGGAGGAGTGCAGAACAGCCCCCAGGCACTGAGCAGGACAGCCTCAGGGGGGCGCAGTGAGCAGGCTATGAGCAGAAGCACCAGCGTCAACTCTCAGATATCCAACGGGTCGCACCTGTCCTACACATAG